In Epinephelus fuscoguttatus linkage group LG15, E.fuscoguttatus.final_Chr_v1, a genomic segment contains:
- the ubtfl gene encoding upstream binding transcription factor, like isoform X5: MMNGSSSVSTAQSARIKSEPDDWTKEDCLTLLERIRSLLPDADGMKYKTTESHFDWDKVCFGSFTAEMCRQKWQKVSSEVRKYRTMTELIVDAMEFVKNPYKGKKLKTHPDFPKKPLTPYFRFFMEKRAKYAKIHPEMSNLDLTKILSKKYKELPDKKKQKYITEFQREKEEFEKNMARFKEDHPELIEERKKSDLPEKPKTPQQLWYNHEKKTYMKLHPEVSQKELKEALRRQWSQLSDKRRLKWISKALELQKDYEGSMRAYHEAHPDVNSDDHVRSVLTKAERQLKDKFDGRPTKPPPNGYSLYCAELMVNMKDVPSTERMVLCSKQWKMMTQKEKDMFQKRCEQRKKQYDIDLQRFLESLPEEERDRVMGEEKLGGARLGGGVAASPHRAKSPSVKERCREAEPETWAPAGPPKDRRDGKKAAKLPVTPKTAEEMWQHSVIGDYLAKYRSDRRKAQVAMEAAWKSMEKKEKIPWIKKAAEDQKRYERELLEMRAPAAAAAPAQSQRKPKFDGEPKKPPVSGYQMFSQELLTNGELNHFSLKERMVEIGKRWHKLSQSQKDKYKKMVEEQQVEYKAELEDWVKSLSPQDRAVYKEFSSSKRRSTTKVRSSPGAKVRVTAKKAASSRATTQTVGVNKRAMAYRAKQDMTDSDEEKSDSSDSDEDDETSGSTDSDDEDDENDDEDEDDEDDEDQTSSEESSDSDSD; this comes from the exons ATGATGAACGGCAGCAGCAGCGTCTCCACGGCTCAGAGTGCCAGGATCAAAAGTGAACCAG atGATTGGACAAAGGAGGACTGTCTGACTCTGCTGGAGAGGATTCGCAGTCTCCTGCCGGACGCAGACGGGATGAAATATAAGACCACAGAGTCGCACTTCGACTGGGACAAAGTTTGTTTCGGCAGCTTCACCGCAGAAATGTGCCGCCAGAAATGGCAGAAAGTCTCATCAGAG GTTCGAAAGTACAGAACAATGACGGAGCTCATCGTGGACGCCATGGAGTTCGTCAAGAATCCGTATAAAGGCAAGAAACTGAAG ACTCATCCAGATttcccaaaaaaacccctgacTCCATACTTCCGCTTCTTCATGGAGAAACGAGCCAAGTACGCCAAAATCCACCCGGAGATGAGCAACCTGGACCTGACCAAGATCCTGTCCAAGAAGTACAAAGAGCTGCCCGACAAGAAGAAG CAAAAATACATCACAGAGTTCCAGCGAGAGAAGGAGGAGTTTGAGAAGAACATGGCTCGATTCAA GGAGGACCATCCGGAGCTGattgaggagaggaagaagtcCGACCTGCCAGAGAAACCCAAAACTCCTCAACAGCTGTGGTACAACCACGAGAAGAAGACCTACATGAAGCTCCACCCAGAG GTGAGTCAGAAGGAGCTGAAGGAGGCTCTGAGGAGACAGTGGTCCCAACTGTCTGACAAGAGAAGACTCAAGTGGATCAGCAAAGCCCTGGAGCTCCAGAAGGACTATGAG GGCAGTATGAGAGCGTATCATGAAGCTCACCCTGACGTGAACTCTGACGATCACGTCCGCTCGGTCCTCACTAAAGCAGAGAGACAGCTGAAGGACAAGTTTGACGGACGGCCTACGAAACCACCGCC TAACGGCTACTCTCTGTACTGTGCGGAGCTGATGGTGAACATGAAGGACGTCCCGAGCACGGAGCGGATGGTGCTGTGCAGTAAACAGTGGAAGATGATGACGCAGAAAGAGAAGGACATGTTCCAGAAACGCTGTGAGCAG AGAAAGAAGCAGTATGACATCGACCTGCAGCGGTTTCTGGAG AGTCTCCCGGAGGAGGAACGAGATCGAGTCATGGGTGAGGAGAAACTGGGTGGAGCCAGACTGGGAGGGGGTGTGGCCGCCAGCCCGCACAGAGCCAAGTCTCCTTCCGTCAAG GAGCGGTGTCGGGAGGCGGAGCCAGAGACGTGGGCACCTGCCGGACCACCGAAAGACAGACGGGATGGGAAGAAGGCGGCAAAGCTTCCAGTGACACCAAAAACAGCCGAGGAGATGTGGCAGCACAGTGTGATTGGAGACTACCTGGCTAAATACAGA AGCGACCGCAGGAAGGCTCAGGTGGCGATGGAGGCGGCCTGGAAGTCGatggagaagaaggagaagattCCTTGGATCAAGAAGGCAGCAGAGGATCAGAAGCGTTACGAG AGGGAGCTGTTGGAGATGAGAGCTCCAGCGGCGGCAGCGGCGCCGGCTCAGAGCCAGAGGAAACCCAAGTTTGATGGAGAACCGAAGAAACCTCCAGT GAGCGGGTATCAGATGTTCTCCCAGGAGCTGCTGACCAACGGCGAGCTGAATCACTTCAGCCTGAAGGAGCGCATGGTGGAGATCGGGAAGAGGTGGCACAAACTGAGCCAGAGTCAGAAAGACAAGTACAAGAAGAtggtggaggagcagcaggtggagtACAAGGCCGAGCTGGAGGACTGGGTCAAG TCTCTGTCTCCTCAGGACCGAGCCGTCTACAAAGAGTTCTCCTCCTCG AAACGTCGCAGCACCACAAAAGTTCGCAGCAGTCCTGGAGCTAAAGTCCGTGTGACGGCGAAGAAGGCGGCCAGTTCAAGAGCCACCACGCAAACAGTCGGCGTGAACAAGAGAGCCATGGCCTACAGAGCCAAG CAGGACATGACCGACTCAGACGAGGAGAAGAGTGACTCGTCTGACTCTGACGAAGATGACGAGACTTCAGGAAGCACCGACAGCGAcgatgaggatgatgag aATGACGATGAGGACGAGGATGACGAGGACGATGAAGATCAGACCTCCTCAGAGGAATCTAGTGACTCAGACTCGGACTag